The following coding sequences lie in one Salarias fasciatus chromosome 7 unlocalized genomic scaffold, fSalaFa1.1 super_scaffold_4, whole genome shotgun sequence genomic window:
- the git2b gene encoding ARF GTPase-activating protein GIT2b isoform X2: MSKRVRSREVCADCSAPEPRWASVNRGVLICDECCSIHRGLGRHSSQVRHLTHSSWPPSQLQMVQTLYGNGANSIWEHSLLDPSSSGSGKRKANPQDRVHPNKTEFIKAKYQMLAYVHRMPCREDDSVTAKDLSKQLHSSVRTGNLETCLRLLSLGAQANFFHSEKGNTPLHIAAKAGQMLQAELLAVYGADPGALDSSGKTPIDYARQAGHQELAERLVEIQYELTDRLTFYLCGRRPDHRNGQHFIIPQMADRNNSLDLSEFAKAAKKKLQSLSNHQFEELAMDVYDEVDRRETDAVWLATQNHSTLVTDTTVVPFLPVNPEYSSTRNQGRQKLARFSAHEFATLVIDILTDAKRRQWGNSCESPKENVELILQGIDSRHNSESQDNDQPDYDSVASDEDPVQEATCGDSCNDGRTKSSESSDLSDGPITVQEFMEVKSALNASEAKIQQLLKVNCHLSEELRMMQSKLNSLQTENTTLRWQAPSGQQHPQGGPLGRHQPRGGRAMSMYETGSTPRQYPHRAETARHDDGVVLQPFPTNIGRGPLGTAASSLPTFPSSLSWSWDERSRRGCSLEGQSTMQENDYDTTPNHSELEEAVPVPASEAGEPEEEVEEDATLPCTEDVICKTEQITKNIQELLRAAQETKHESFLPCSEKICMAVTEMAALFPKRPSSETVRGSLCLLTSSASRLHGECQKAAEHNPCPSDIQLVTQQVIQCAYDIAKAAKQLVTVTTKENNN; this comes from the exons ATGTCAAAGCGAGTGCGAAGCAGGGAGGTCTGCGCTGATTGCAGTGCTCCGG agccTCGCTGGGCCTCTGTTAACAGGGGTGTGTTGATCTGCGATGAGTGCTGCAGCATCCATCGAGGTCTGGGGCGACACAGCTCTCAGGTCCGACATCTGACTCACTCTTCGTGGCCTCCGTCTCAGCTGCAG atGGTCCAAACGCTGTATGGCAATGGAGCCAATTCCATATGGGAGCATAGCCTCCTGGATCCATCTTCTTCAGGGAGCGGAAAGCGCAAAGCCAACCCCCAGGACCGAGTTCA CCCCAACAAGACAGAGTTCATCAAGGCCAAGTATCAGATGTTGGCGTATGTTCATCGGATGCCTTGCCGGGAGGACGACAGCGTCACTGCCAAAGACCTCAGCAAG cAACTCCATTCCAGTGTTCGGACCGGCAATCTGGAGACCTGCCTGAGACTTTTATCTTTAGGAGCGCAGGCCAACTTCTTTCATTCA GAAAAAGGGAACACACCACTTCACATAGCAGCAAAAGCAGGTCAGATGCTACAAGCGGAGCTGTTGGCCGTTTATGGCGCTGATCCTGGAGCTCTGGACTCCAGTGGGAAGACACCCATCGATTATGCACG GCAAGCTGGGCATCAGGAGCTGGCAGAGAGGCTTGTGGAGATTCAGTATGAACTCACTGACCGGTTAACCTTTTACCTGTGCGGCCGAAGGCCCG ATCACAGAAATGGTCAACACTTCATCATCCCACAGATGGCAGACAG AAATAA CAGTCTGGATTTGTCGGAGTTTGCAAAAGCTgcaaagaagaagctgcagtcG CTAAGTAACCACCAGTTCGAAGAACTTGCCATGGACGTTTATGATGAAGTGGATCGAAGAGAAACGGATGCAG TGTGGTTAGCCACTCAGAACCACAGCACGCTCGTAACAGACACCACGGTTGTGCCGTTTCTTCCCGTGAATCCTGAATACTCGTCCACCAGAAACCAG GGTCGTCAAAAATTGGCCAGATTTAGTGCTCACGAATTTGCCACTCTGGTCATCGATATCTTAACGGATGCTAAACGACGGCAATGGGGAAACTCATGTGAAAGTCCTAAAG AGAACGTGGAGCTGATCCTTCAGGGAATAGACAGCCGCCATAACAGCGAGAGCCAGGACAATGACCAGCCGGATTACGACAGCGTGGCCTCCGATGAGGATCCAGTACAAGAGGCCACATGCGGGGACAGCTGCAACGACGGGAGGACCAAG AGCTCTGAGTCTTCGGACCTGTCGGATGGACCAATCACAGTGCAGGAATTTATGGAGGTGAAGAGTGCTCTCAATGCATCGGAAGCCAAAATCCAACAGCTTCTCAAAGTCAACTGTCACCTCAGTGAAGAACTGCGGATGATGCAGAGCAAG CTGAACTCCCTGCAGACCGAAAACACGACGCTGCGATGGCAAGCCCCCAGCGGACAGCAGCACCCCCAGGGGGGGCCGTTGGGTCGACACCAGCCCCGCGGGGGCCGCGCCATGTCCATGTACGAGACGGGCTCCACTCCGAGGCAGTACCCCCACCGGGCTGAAACCGCTCGCCATGACGACGGAGTGGTTTTACAACCCTTCCCCACCAAT ATTGGTAGGGGTCCTTTGGGGACGGCCGCTTCCTCCCTCCCTACCTTCCCCTCTTCCCTGTCCTGGTCGTGGGATGAGAGATCTCGAAGG GGCTGCAGTCTGGAGGGACAGAGCACCATGCAGGAGAACGACTACGACACTACGCCCAACCACTCAGAACTGGAGGAGGCTGT CCCTGTCCCGGCCTCTGAAGCaggggagccagaggaggaggtggaagaggatGCCACCCTGCCGTGCACAGAGGATGTCATCTGTAAGACTGAACAGATCACTAAAAACATCCAGGAGCTTCTGAGAGCCGCCCAGGAGACCAAACATGAAAG CTTTCTACCGTGCTCTGAAAAGATCTGCATGGCTGTGACAGAGATGGCCGCCCTGTTTCCAAAG AGGCCGTCCTCCGAGACGGTGCGAGGATCTCTCTGTCTGCTGACGTCCAGCGCCAGCCGGCTCCACGGAGAGTGCCAGAAGGCGGCGGAGCACAACCCCTGCCCGTCCGACATCCAGCTGGTCACTCAGCAGGTCATCCAGTGCGCCTACGACATTGCCAAAGCTGCCAAGCAACTCGTTACTGTGAcaaccaaagaaaacaacaactaa
- the git2b gene encoding ARF GTPase-activating protein GIT2b isoform X5, whose amino-acid sequence MSKRVRSREVCADCSAPEPRWASVNRGVLICDECCSIHRGLGRHSSQVRHLTHSSWPPSQLQMVQTLYGNGANSIWEHSLLDPSSSGSGKRKANPQDRVHPNKTEFIKAKYQMLAYVHRMPCREDDSVTAKDLSKQLHSSVRTGNLETCLRLLSLGAQANFFHSEKGNTPLHIAAKAGQMLQAELLAVYGADPGALDSSGKTPIDYARQAGHQELAERLVEIQYELTDRLTFYLCGRRPDHRNGQHFIIPQMADRNNSLDLSEFAKAAKKKLQSLSNHQFEELAMDVYDEVDRRETDAVWLATQNHSTLVTDTTVVPFLPVNPEYSSTRNQGRQKLARFSAHEFATLVIDILTDAKRRQWGNSCESPKENVELILQGIDSRHNSESQDNDQPDYDSVASDEDPVQEATCGDSCNDGRTKSSESSDLSDGPITVQEFMEVKSALNASEAKIQQLLKVNCHLSEELRMMQSKLNSLQTENTTLRWQAPSGQQHPQGGPLGRHQPRGGRAMSMYETGSTPRQYPHRAETARHDDGVVLQPFPTNGCSLEGQSTMQENDYDTTPNHSELEEAVSPVPASEAGEPEEEVEEDATLPCTEDVICKTEQITKNIQELLRAAQETKHESFLPCSEKICMAVTEMAALFPKRPSSETVRGSLCLLTSSASRLHGECQKAAEHNPCPSDIQLVTQQVIQCAYDIAKAAKQLVTVTTKENNN is encoded by the exons ATGTCAAAGCGAGTGCGAAGCAGGGAGGTCTGCGCTGATTGCAGTGCTCCGG agccTCGCTGGGCCTCTGTTAACAGGGGTGTGTTGATCTGCGATGAGTGCTGCAGCATCCATCGAGGTCTGGGGCGACACAGCTCTCAGGTCCGACATCTGACTCACTCTTCGTGGCCTCCGTCTCAGCTGCAG atGGTCCAAACGCTGTATGGCAATGGAGCCAATTCCATATGGGAGCATAGCCTCCTGGATCCATCTTCTTCAGGGAGCGGAAAGCGCAAAGCCAACCCCCAGGACCGAGTTCA CCCCAACAAGACAGAGTTCATCAAGGCCAAGTATCAGATGTTGGCGTATGTTCATCGGATGCCTTGCCGGGAGGACGACAGCGTCACTGCCAAAGACCTCAGCAAG cAACTCCATTCCAGTGTTCGGACCGGCAATCTGGAGACCTGCCTGAGACTTTTATCTTTAGGAGCGCAGGCCAACTTCTTTCATTCA GAAAAAGGGAACACACCACTTCACATAGCAGCAAAAGCAGGTCAGATGCTACAAGCGGAGCTGTTGGCCGTTTATGGCGCTGATCCTGGAGCTCTGGACTCCAGTGGGAAGACACCCATCGATTATGCACG GCAAGCTGGGCATCAGGAGCTGGCAGAGAGGCTTGTGGAGATTCAGTATGAACTCACTGACCGGTTAACCTTTTACCTGTGCGGCCGAAGGCCCG ATCACAGAAATGGTCAACACTTCATCATCCCACAGATGGCAGACAG AAATAA CAGTCTGGATTTGTCGGAGTTTGCAAAAGCTgcaaagaagaagctgcagtcG CTAAGTAACCACCAGTTCGAAGAACTTGCCATGGACGTTTATGATGAAGTGGATCGAAGAGAAACGGATGCAG TGTGGTTAGCCACTCAGAACCACAGCACGCTCGTAACAGACACCACGGTTGTGCCGTTTCTTCCCGTGAATCCTGAATACTCGTCCACCAGAAACCAG GGTCGTCAAAAATTGGCCAGATTTAGTGCTCACGAATTTGCCACTCTGGTCATCGATATCTTAACGGATGCTAAACGACGGCAATGGGGAAACTCATGTGAAAGTCCTAAAG AGAACGTGGAGCTGATCCTTCAGGGAATAGACAGCCGCCATAACAGCGAGAGCCAGGACAATGACCAGCCGGATTACGACAGCGTGGCCTCCGATGAGGATCCAGTACAAGAGGCCACATGCGGGGACAGCTGCAACGACGGGAGGACCAAG AGCTCTGAGTCTTCGGACCTGTCGGATGGACCAATCACAGTGCAGGAATTTATGGAGGTGAAGAGTGCTCTCAATGCATCGGAAGCCAAAATCCAACAGCTTCTCAAAGTCAACTGTCACCTCAGTGAAGAACTGCGGATGATGCAGAGCAAG CTGAACTCCCTGCAGACCGAAAACACGACGCTGCGATGGCAAGCCCCCAGCGGACAGCAGCACCCCCAGGGGGGGCCGTTGGGTCGACACCAGCCCCGCGGGGGCCGCGCCATGTCCATGTACGAGACGGGCTCCACTCCGAGGCAGTACCCCCACCGGGCTGAAACCGCTCGCCATGACGACGGAGTGGTTTTACAACCCTTCCCCACCAAT GGCTGCAGTCTGGAGGGACAGAGCACCATGCAGGAGAACGACTACGACACTACGCCCAACCACTCAGAACTGGAGGAGGCTGT CAGCCCTGTCCCGGCCTCTGAAGCaggggagccagaggaggaggtggaagaggatGCCACCCTGCCGTGCACAGAGGATGTCATCTGTAAGACTGAACAGATCACTAAAAACATCCAGGAGCTTCTGAGAGCCGCCCAGGAGACCAAACATGAAAG CTTTCTACCGTGCTCTGAAAAGATCTGCATGGCTGTGACAGAGATGGCCGCCCTGTTTCCAAAG AGGCCGTCCTCCGAGACGGTGCGAGGATCTCTCTGTCTGCTGACGTCCAGCGCCAGCCGGCTCCACGGAGAGTGCCAGAAGGCGGCGGAGCACAACCCCTGCCCGTCCGACATCCAGCTGGTCACTCAGCAGGTCATCCAGTGCGCCTACGACATTGCCAAAGCTGCCAAGCAACTCGTTACTGTGAcaaccaaagaaaacaacaactaa
- the git2b gene encoding ARF GTPase-activating protein GIT2b isoform X3, whose product MSKRVRSREVCADCSAPEPRWASVNRGVLICDECCSIHRGLGRHSSQVRHLTHSSWPPSQLQMVQTLYGNGANSIWEHSLLDPSSSGSGKRKANPQDRVHPNKTEFIKAKYQMLAYVHRMPCREDDSVTAKDLSKQLHSSVRTGNLETCLRLLSLGAQANFFHSEKGNTPLHIAAKAGQMLQAELLAVYGADPGALDSSGKTPIDYARQAGHQELAERLVEIQYELTDRLTFYLCGRRPDHRNGQHFIIPQMADSSLDLSEFAKAAKKKLQSLSNHQFEELAMDVYDEVDRRETDAVWLATQNHSTLVTDTTVVPFLPVNPEYSSTRNQGRQKLARFSAHEFATLVIDILTDAKRRQWGNSCESPKENVELILQGIDSRHNSESQDNDQPDYDSVASDEDPVQEATCGDSCNDGRTKSSESSDLSDGPITVQEFMEVKSALNASEAKIQQLLKVNCHLSEELRMMQSKLNSLQTENTTLRWQAPSGQQHPQGGPLGRHQPRGGRAMSMYETGSTPRQYPHRAETARHDDGVVLQPFPTNIGRGPLGTAASSLPTFPSSLSWSWDERSRRGCSLEGQSTMQENDYDTTPNHSELEEAVSPVPASEAGEPEEEVEEDATLPCTEDVICKTEQITKNIQELLRAAQETKHESFLPCSEKICMAVTEMAALFPKRPSSETVRGSLCLLTSSASRLHGECQKAAEHNPCPSDIQLVTQQVIQCAYDIAKAAKQLVTVTTKENNN is encoded by the exons ATGTCAAAGCGAGTGCGAAGCAGGGAGGTCTGCGCTGATTGCAGTGCTCCGG agccTCGCTGGGCCTCTGTTAACAGGGGTGTGTTGATCTGCGATGAGTGCTGCAGCATCCATCGAGGTCTGGGGCGACACAGCTCTCAGGTCCGACATCTGACTCACTCTTCGTGGCCTCCGTCTCAGCTGCAG atGGTCCAAACGCTGTATGGCAATGGAGCCAATTCCATATGGGAGCATAGCCTCCTGGATCCATCTTCTTCAGGGAGCGGAAAGCGCAAAGCCAACCCCCAGGACCGAGTTCA CCCCAACAAGACAGAGTTCATCAAGGCCAAGTATCAGATGTTGGCGTATGTTCATCGGATGCCTTGCCGGGAGGACGACAGCGTCACTGCCAAAGACCTCAGCAAG cAACTCCATTCCAGTGTTCGGACCGGCAATCTGGAGACCTGCCTGAGACTTTTATCTTTAGGAGCGCAGGCCAACTTCTTTCATTCA GAAAAAGGGAACACACCACTTCACATAGCAGCAAAAGCAGGTCAGATGCTACAAGCGGAGCTGTTGGCCGTTTATGGCGCTGATCCTGGAGCTCTGGACTCCAGTGGGAAGACACCCATCGATTATGCACG GCAAGCTGGGCATCAGGAGCTGGCAGAGAGGCTTGTGGAGATTCAGTATGAACTCACTGACCGGTTAACCTTTTACCTGTGCGGCCGAAGGCCCG ATCACAGAAATGGTCAACACTTCATCATCCCACAGATGGCAGACAG CAGTCTGGATTTGTCGGAGTTTGCAAAAGCTgcaaagaagaagctgcagtcG CTAAGTAACCACCAGTTCGAAGAACTTGCCATGGACGTTTATGATGAAGTGGATCGAAGAGAAACGGATGCAG TGTGGTTAGCCACTCAGAACCACAGCACGCTCGTAACAGACACCACGGTTGTGCCGTTTCTTCCCGTGAATCCTGAATACTCGTCCACCAGAAACCAG GGTCGTCAAAAATTGGCCAGATTTAGTGCTCACGAATTTGCCACTCTGGTCATCGATATCTTAACGGATGCTAAACGACGGCAATGGGGAAACTCATGTGAAAGTCCTAAAG AGAACGTGGAGCTGATCCTTCAGGGAATAGACAGCCGCCATAACAGCGAGAGCCAGGACAATGACCAGCCGGATTACGACAGCGTGGCCTCCGATGAGGATCCAGTACAAGAGGCCACATGCGGGGACAGCTGCAACGACGGGAGGACCAAG AGCTCTGAGTCTTCGGACCTGTCGGATGGACCAATCACAGTGCAGGAATTTATGGAGGTGAAGAGTGCTCTCAATGCATCGGAAGCCAAAATCCAACAGCTTCTCAAAGTCAACTGTCACCTCAGTGAAGAACTGCGGATGATGCAGAGCAAG CTGAACTCCCTGCAGACCGAAAACACGACGCTGCGATGGCAAGCCCCCAGCGGACAGCAGCACCCCCAGGGGGGGCCGTTGGGTCGACACCAGCCCCGCGGGGGCCGCGCCATGTCCATGTACGAGACGGGCTCCACTCCGAGGCAGTACCCCCACCGGGCTGAAACCGCTCGCCATGACGACGGAGTGGTTTTACAACCCTTCCCCACCAAT ATTGGTAGGGGTCCTTTGGGGACGGCCGCTTCCTCCCTCCCTACCTTCCCCTCTTCCCTGTCCTGGTCGTGGGATGAGAGATCTCGAAGG GGCTGCAGTCTGGAGGGACAGAGCACCATGCAGGAGAACGACTACGACACTACGCCCAACCACTCAGAACTGGAGGAGGCTGT CAGCCCTGTCCCGGCCTCTGAAGCaggggagccagaggaggaggtggaagaggatGCCACCCTGCCGTGCACAGAGGATGTCATCTGTAAGACTGAACAGATCACTAAAAACATCCAGGAGCTTCTGAGAGCCGCCCAGGAGACCAAACATGAAAG CTTTCTACCGTGCTCTGAAAAGATCTGCATGGCTGTGACAGAGATGGCCGCCCTGTTTCCAAAG AGGCCGTCCTCCGAGACGGTGCGAGGATCTCTCTGTCTGCTGACGTCCAGCGCCAGCCGGCTCCACGGAGAGTGCCAGAAGGCGGCGGAGCACAACCCCTGCCCGTCCGACATCCAGCTGGTCACTCAGCAGGTCATCCAGTGCGCCTACGACATTGCCAAAGCTGCCAAGCAACTCGTTACTGTGAcaaccaaagaaaacaacaactaa
- the git2b gene encoding ARF GTPase-activating protein GIT2b isoform X6, which yields MSKRVRSREVCADCSAPEPRWASVNRGVLICDECCSIHRGLGRHSSQVRHLTHSSWPPSQLQMVQTLYGNGANSIWEHSLLDPSSSGSGKRKANPQDRVHPNKTEFIKAKYQMLAYVHRMPCREDDSVTAKDLSKQLHSSVRTGNLETCLRLLSLGAQANFFHSEKGNTPLHIAAKAGQMLQAELLAVYGADPGALDSSGKTPIDYARQAGHQELAERLVEIQYELTDRLTFYLCGRRPDHRNGQHFIIPQMADSSLDLSEFAKAAKKKLQSLSNHQFEELAMDVYDEVDRRETDAVWLATQNHSTLVTDTTVVPFLPVNPEYSSTRNQGRQKLARFSAHEFATLVIDILTDAKRRQWGNSCESPKENVELILQGIDSRHNSESQDNDQPDYDSVASDEDPVQEATCGDSCNDGRTKSSESSDLSDGPITVQEFMEVKSALNASEAKIQQLLKVNCHLSEELRMMQSKLNSLQTENTTLRWQAPSGQQHPQGGPLGRHQPRGGRAMSMYETGSTPRQYPHRAETARHDDGVVLQPFPTNGCSLEGQSTMQENDYDTTPNHSELEEAVSPVPASEAGEPEEEVEEDATLPCTEDVICKTEQITKNIQELLRAAQETKHESFLPCSEKICMAVTEMAALFPKRPSSETVRGSLCLLTSSASRLHGECQKAAEHNPCPSDIQLVTQQVIQCAYDIAKAAKQLVTVTTKENNN from the exons ATGTCAAAGCGAGTGCGAAGCAGGGAGGTCTGCGCTGATTGCAGTGCTCCGG agccTCGCTGGGCCTCTGTTAACAGGGGTGTGTTGATCTGCGATGAGTGCTGCAGCATCCATCGAGGTCTGGGGCGACACAGCTCTCAGGTCCGACATCTGACTCACTCTTCGTGGCCTCCGTCTCAGCTGCAG atGGTCCAAACGCTGTATGGCAATGGAGCCAATTCCATATGGGAGCATAGCCTCCTGGATCCATCTTCTTCAGGGAGCGGAAAGCGCAAAGCCAACCCCCAGGACCGAGTTCA CCCCAACAAGACAGAGTTCATCAAGGCCAAGTATCAGATGTTGGCGTATGTTCATCGGATGCCTTGCCGGGAGGACGACAGCGTCACTGCCAAAGACCTCAGCAAG cAACTCCATTCCAGTGTTCGGACCGGCAATCTGGAGACCTGCCTGAGACTTTTATCTTTAGGAGCGCAGGCCAACTTCTTTCATTCA GAAAAAGGGAACACACCACTTCACATAGCAGCAAAAGCAGGTCAGATGCTACAAGCGGAGCTGTTGGCCGTTTATGGCGCTGATCCTGGAGCTCTGGACTCCAGTGGGAAGACACCCATCGATTATGCACG GCAAGCTGGGCATCAGGAGCTGGCAGAGAGGCTTGTGGAGATTCAGTATGAACTCACTGACCGGTTAACCTTTTACCTGTGCGGCCGAAGGCCCG ATCACAGAAATGGTCAACACTTCATCATCCCACAGATGGCAGACAG CAGTCTGGATTTGTCGGAGTTTGCAAAAGCTgcaaagaagaagctgcagtcG CTAAGTAACCACCAGTTCGAAGAACTTGCCATGGACGTTTATGATGAAGTGGATCGAAGAGAAACGGATGCAG TGTGGTTAGCCACTCAGAACCACAGCACGCTCGTAACAGACACCACGGTTGTGCCGTTTCTTCCCGTGAATCCTGAATACTCGTCCACCAGAAACCAG GGTCGTCAAAAATTGGCCAGATTTAGTGCTCACGAATTTGCCACTCTGGTCATCGATATCTTAACGGATGCTAAACGACGGCAATGGGGAAACTCATGTGAAAGTCCTAAAG AGAACGTGGAGCTGATCCTTCAGGGAATAGACAGCCGCCATAACAGCGAGAGCCAGGACAATGACCAGCCGGATTACGACAGCGTGGCCTCCGATGAGGATCCAGTACAAGAGGCCACATGCGGGGACAGCTGCAACGACGGGAGGACCAAG AGCTCTGAGTCTTCGGACCTGTCGGATGGACCAATCACAGTGCAGGAATTTATGGAGGTGAAGAGTGCTCTCAATGCATCGGAAGCCAAAATCCAACAGCTTCTCAAAGTCAACTGTCACCTCAGTGAAGAACTGCGGATGATGCAGAGCAAG CTGAACTCCCTGCAGACCGAAAACACGACGCTGCGATGGCAAGCCCCCAGCGGACAGCAGCACCCCCAGGGGGGGCCGTTGGGTCGACACCAGCCCCGCGGGGGCCGCGCCATGTCCATGTACGAGACGGGCTCCACTCCGAGGCAGTACCCCCACCGGGCTGAAACCGCTCGCCATGACGACGGAGTGGTTTTACAACCCTTCCCCACCAAT GGCTGCAGTCTGGAGGGACAGAGCACCATGCAGGAGAACGACTACGACACTACGCCCAACCACTCAGAACTGGAGGAGGCTGT CAGCCCTGTCCCGGCCTCTGAAGCaggggagccagaggaggaggtggaagaggatGCCACCCTGCCGTGCACAGAGGATGTCATCTGTAAGACTGAACAGATCACTAAAAACATCCAGGAGCTTCTGAGAGCCGCCCAGGAGACCAAACATGAAAG CTTTCTACCGTGCTCTGAAAAGATCTGCATGGCTGTGACAGAGATGGCCGCCCTGTTTCCAAAG AGGCCGTCCTCCGAGACGGTGCGAGGATCTCTCTGTCTGCTGACGTCCAGCGCCAGCCGGCTCCACGGAGAGTGCCAGAAGGCGGCGGAGCACAACCCCTGCCCGTCCGACATCCAGCTGGTCACTCAGCAGGTCATCCAGTGCGCCTACGACATTGCCAAAGCTGCCAAGCAACTCGTTACTGTGAcaaccaaagaaaacaacaactaa
- the git2b gene encoding ARF GTPase-activating protein GIT2b isoform X4, whose translation MSKRVRSREVCADCSAPEPRWASVNRGVLICDECCSIHRGLGRHSSQVRHLTHSSWPPSQLQMVQTLYGNGANSIWEHSLLDPSSSGSGKRKANPQDRVHPNKTEFIKAKYQMLAYVHRMPCREDDSVTAKDLSKQLHSSVRTGNLETCLRLLSLGAQANFFHSEKGNTPLHIAAKAGQMLQAELLAVYGADPGALDSSGKTPIDYARQAGHQELAERLVEIQYELTDRLTFYLCGRRPDHRNGQHFIIPQMADSLDLSEFAKAAKKKLQSLSNHQFEELAMDVYDEVDRRETDAVWLATQNHSTLVTDTTVVPFLPVNPEYSSTRNQGRQKLARFSAHEFATLVIDILTDAKRRQWGNSCESPKENVELILQGIDSRHNSESQDNDQPDYDSVASDEDPVQEATCGDSCNDGRTKSSESSDLSDGPITVQEFMEVKSALNASEAKIQQLLKVNCHLSEELRMMQSKLNSLQTENTTLRWQAPSGQQHPQGGPLGRHQPRGGRAMSMYETGSTPRQYPHRAETARHDDGVVLQPFPTNIGRGPLGTAASSLPTFPSSLSWSWDERSRRGCSLEGQSTMQENDYDTTPNHSELEEAVSPVPASEAGEPEEEVEEDATLPCTEDVICKTEQITKNIQELLRAAQETKHESFLPCSEKICMAVTEMAALFPKRPSSETVRGSLCLLTSSASRLHGECQKAAEHNPCPSDIQLVTQQVIQCAYDIAKAAKQLVTVTTKENNN comes from the exons ATGTCAAAGCGAGTGCGAAGCAGGGAGGTCTGCGCTGATTGCAGTGCTCCGG agccTCGCTGGGCCTCTGTTAACAGGGGTGTGTTGATCTGCGATGAGTGCTGCAGCATCCATCGAGGTCTGGGGCGACACAGCTCTCAGGTCCGACATCTGACTCACTCTTCGTGGCCTCCGTCTCAGCTGCAG atGGTCCAAACGCTGTATGGCAATGGAGCCAATTCCATATGGGAGCATAGCCTCCTGGATCCATCTTCTTCAGGGAGCGGAAAGCGCAAAGCCAACCCCCAGGACCGAGTTCA CCCCAACAAGACAGAGTTCATCAAGGCCAAGTATCAGATGTTGGCGTATGTTCATCGGATGCCTTGCCGGGAGGACGACAGCGTCACTGCCAAAGACCTCAGCAAG cAACTCCATTCCAGTGTTCGGACCGGCAATCTGGAGACCTGCCTGAGACTTTTATCTTTAGGAGCGCAGGCCAACTTCTTTCATTCA GAAAAAGGGAACACACCACTTCACATAGCAGCAAAAGCAGGTCAGATGCTACAAGCGGAGCTGTTGGCCGTTTATGGCGCTGATCCTGGAGCTCTGGACTCCAGTGGGAAGACACCCATCGATTATGCACG GCAAGCTGGGCATCAGGAGCTGGCAGAGAGGCTTGTGGAGATTCAGTATGAACTCACTGACCGGTTAACCTTTTACCTGTGCGGCCGAAGGCCCG ATCACAGAAATGGTCAACACTTCATCATCCCACAGATGGCAGACAG TCTGGATTTGTCGGAGTTTGCAAAAGCTgcaaagaagaagctgcagtcG CTAAGTAACCACCAGTTCGAAGAACTTGCCATGGACGTTTATGATGAAGTGGATCGAAGAGAAACGGATGCAG TGTGGTTAGCCACTCAGAACCACAGCACGCTCGTAACAGACACCACGGTTGTGCCGTTTCTTCCCGTGAATCCTGAATACTCGTCCACCAGAAACCAG GGTCGTCAAAAATTGGCCAGATTTAGTGCTCACGAATTTGCCACTCTGGTCATCGATATCTTAACGGATGCTAAACGACGGCAATGGGGAAACTCATGTGAAAGTCCTAAAG AGAACGTGGAGCTGATCCTTCAGGGAATAGACAGCCGCCATAACAGCGAGAGCCAGGACAATGACCAGCCGGATTACGACAGCGTGGCCTCCGATGAGGATCCAGTACAAGAGGCCACATGCGGGGACAGCTGCAACGACGGGAGGACCAAG AGCTCTGAGTCTTCGGACCTGTCGGATGGACCAATCACAGTGCAGGAATTTATGGAGGTGAAGAGTGCTCTCAATGCATCGGAAGCCAAAATCCAACAGCTTCTCAAAGTCAACTGTCACCTCAGTGAAGAACTGCGGATGATGCAGAGCAAG CTGAACTCCCTGCAGACCGAAAACACGACGCTGCGATGGCAAGCCCCCAGCGGACAGCAGCACCCCCAGGGGGGGCCGTTGGGTCGACACCAGCCCCGCGGGGGCCGCGCCATGTCCATGTACGAGACGGGCTCCACTCCGAGGCAGTACCCCCACCGGGCTGAAACCGCTCGCCATGACGACGGAGTGGTTTTACAACCCTTCCCCACCAAT ATTGGTAGGGGTCCTTTGGGGACGGCCGCTTCCTCCCTCCCTACCTTCCCCTCTTCCCTGTCCTGGTCGTGGGATGAGAGATCTCGAAGG GGCTGCAGTCTGGAGGGACAGAGCACCATGCAGGAGAACGACTACGACACTACGCCCAACCACTCAGAACTGGAGGAGGCTGT CAGCCCTGTCCCGGCCTCTGAAGCaggggagccagaggaggaggtggaagaggatGCCACCCTGCCGTGCACAGAGGATGTCATCTGTAAGACTGAACAGATCACTAAAAACATCCAGGAGCTTCTGAGAGCCGCCCAGGAGACCAAACATGAAAG CTTTCTACCGTGCTCTGAAAAGATCTGCATGGCTGTGACAGAGATGGCCGCCCTGTTTCCAAAG AGGCCGTCCTCCGAGACGGTGCGAGGATCTCTCTGTCTGCTGACGTCCAGCGCCAGCCGGCTCCACGGAGAGTGCCAGAAGGCGGCGGAGCACAACCCCTGCCCGTCCGACATCCAGCTGGTCACTCAGCAGGTCATCCAGTGCGCCTACGACATTGCCAAAGCTGCCAAGCAACTCGTTACTGTGAcaaccaaagaaaacaacaactaa